The following nucleotide sequence is from Cyclopterus lumpus isolate fCycLum1 chromosome 20, fCycLum1.pri, whole genome shotgun sequence.
TCTCGCCAATGGTAAACATTGTTTAGCACCAACGTATTCCTCCCTTATACCACGTTAATGCACAAAGAAAACCCGGGATCACACATGGCTCACAATGTGAGGACGAGTGTCCACATCCCCGCACCCCATCAGCAGCAGATTAATGACGTGTGCGCGCACCAGCACACACCAGTCTCACTGTCAGCATCACTCGCTTTGATCCGGTGGGCTGGTAAAAGTGAGTGTTATGGTCTTACGTAAGGCTTTTACATAAACCTCAGCGTGcagaaacggagagagagaactggatagagggagggggtgggtggggggggttctgcACCATTACAAAGGGGATTCGCACTGCACCAAACGCCTCCATGGGCACTCACACCACAACAACATATGAGCTTCTCCATAGCAACATGTGTTTTACTCGAAAAACAATGAGAACCTCCCTTTCATCTATATTCCGGACACACAGCTGGTTCCATGTCCACAGGCATCAGCTGCCTGTCTTTGTCATCATTGCTGGCTGTCTGTCCCTCCCCTGTCTCTGTGCATCTTTATCCACGAGAGACCAACGGCAGACAATGTCACATCCACCAGGCTTTCATCTAGCAATCCATATAGTCTATTGATAACCTATATTAGTCCCAAGCCAAGCAGACCTCTCTCCAAGTGCGACGTCACAACACAAATGCCACATGCTGCACATCAACAGAAGCATGTCTGTTTCTcaccctccctcacacacaacCTACTCCGTGGAGATCTAAGCCACCAGGATGTGGGGGAGGAATGATGAGGAGGGGGGTTGATGAGAGAGGGGCTCTATCTGATTTTGCTCTAATTATACAAGCACACAAAGCCTCTGACCTTGAAGTGTATGGATTATTGTGTAAATGCAGTTACAAAGAGTCATGAGCTCGTCTATCAGCGCAAACAGTTTtattcattaaatatgaaaagtGGAAAGATTTCACACCGTGAACAGACAGACggttaaaaaaaggaaaacataatgTGCTTTTCCATCACAGCAATTTACCACATAAGGGCCGGTCAACAGGTCAAGGTATCCAAACTTTACTTTTCACTGCCACACTTGGAAAAAGTGGAGAAATAAAGTTCAACTAAAACACCAAACTGCAGCAATGTGGGAAATCAACTGAGGAGGAAGCCTTATATAAACAAAAACCTGTTTAAGTTCATCGTACCCTACTTAATCTTAACAGTAATATAATTCGATTGGTGACAGTGCCAGAAAGTGAAATTATGATTTGTAGACTCTTAGGGCAACAGTTTTGGTCAAGAATCAACAAGCATAGCTCGCCATAGCTGTTTGGAAGAAAAGCAAAActatttttcataattttacCAGGAATACTTTAAAGGGTTTAAATTGTTACCCACTTCAATCACCCATCTATCACTCTTTTATCAATCAGTACTCCACAGAAGGGAGAATGAAAGTGATTGCATACTAAATCAAAAGTGTCAAAAGCACAGTGTAGGCAGAGCAAACACGAATGGACATGATCTGTCTCTGCTCCCCAGATGACCTTTTAGCCTGCACTTATTTATCGGATGAGAAACATACTTACAGTCGATCTGAGATCAGCTTACGCTATGGCCTGTCCCGCACTATACCATGAGAAGGCTGAAAAGATAACCCAGAACTGTGTGGTGGATGAATCATCACATTCTAAATGAGATAGAAAGCTACAATGAAGTGTCATTGGTATCCTTGTGGTTAGGATGAGAGAACACTTGCATCATCTCGAATGTCTTTCCCTATAAAACTCTGTAACTGAAGGGTAAGGAACACTCTGCTCCCATTAACTTGTCTCGCTGAATCACAGACAAAAGCCTTTTAGTACTGCAATACACCCcctcatttttaaaacaagtgGTGCTTTGCGAGGCTCAACACTGTACAGTGGTCTGTCGTTATTGTTCAAAGCGCGAGCGACTTACAAAACAGTGAACTTCACCATTTCCACTTGCCCCCACaaaagagggacagagaggaaaagagaccAACACAGCTGACCAGTGATCTACAATGAGGCCGAGCTACATTCAGATTAACACACAGCTGCGGGGCGTCCTGAGATGAAGTTGTACACTGTTTGCAAGCACCACAGTATAGAGAATGAGGGTGAAGCACTCTGAACTGATTGAGCATTATTCCCCACGTTTTGCTTTGCATTTTAAGCGGTGATCCAGTTCATGTGACTCAGAAGCATTTTCTTTATCTGAAACCCTGTCAGAATgtcctcgtgtttttttttctttttttcgggtCGCCTCCTATTTTAAAACACTTGCAGGAATATTCTGGCTCTCTAGAACTAGCTGACGGCAAGGATGCCTCCTTGTCATCCACTCACATCAGCTTGTACAGTATGTTAATGGCAAAGAACAGAAAGTAGAGCATTAAGAAGCTGGTGCAATCACAGTTTAAGATCCGAGCAGTATGACTTAGCATGAATAAGTCTACTGTATAGAAAACGTATGAAATCCAGTGAAGAAGAAAGTActaactatttttaaaaaaaagtttgtttgtgcatgtgtcctTCGAGAAGAATCCAGTGTAGCTCTGAAGAGAAAGGATGAACAGTGTGTGTAACTAAGGTCATTCAGTAATAGATGATGTTCCCTGACCTTTGTGCATgcggagagggaaggaaaatgtctgaaattgtatgcgtgtttgtgtttgtgtgtgcatcgaAGCATCAGTGCAAGGGATCCCTCCAGGCTGAGTATTGCGACAGCTCTGCAGGTTTTCATTGGTAATGCAACAGTTGTAAATCCCAGAGGTTGACATCCCAGTGATGCAGTGCGGTATTAGTAAAATCCAGATGCAGCAGGCTGAATCCAAACTTAGTCCattcacaataataattataatgatcaTTATAATAGCCAGTCAAAACAGAGGTCTCCCcctccagaaaaaaagaagatattgtGTGGCCTTCTGTTTGTAGCTGCAAAGTAGGTAAACAATAAAACCAGATCTCAGtgttcattcatatttttgCACATACAGTTTAATAATCAGTGTGCGGTTAGAAGAAAACCATCatcaaaaagcaaaagaaacagCCAAACAAAGAGTGGTGGGTTATTCCAGGCTGTGGGTCTCGTTGAGTCTGTTCAAGGGAAATGAGGAGGGTTTTTTTTAGACTTTGGCTCTAAAATCAAAAAagattaggaggtaatttgttaCAGATTTGACAatctcagaaaaaaacaacgttgATTAGATTAGGTCCATAAAAGCAAATTGTGTTATGCCGTGTGGAATTCCatagtaaaaatgtaaaagataaaaggtgctctgcttttttttcctttttttgcagtGTGCAGTCATCAGCTGTCAAACTCTCAGCAGGTCAGGAGCTTTTCCAGGAAGTTACAAGGCAAATGTGTCCATAGCGAGTCGATGGATTGTCAAAAGTCAACCTCTTATAGTTCCAGTGAGGGCTGTGAAGTGTTCACCCAGCTTTTTGAGTCTCCTCGTGAATTTCTCAAGTGAACAAAACCACCTATTCTATCCCAGCCCGTCGTAGGTCAAAACACTTCAGGAATGAAAGCTTTTAAGATTTGAGAGGAATTTATAGGCTGTTAACTCTACAGCTCAACATGTTTTCTTGGTCTGGGAAAACGTTTGGTGTGGGAAAACACTGCATAAACAGCACTGAAGTGATGTACACTCAAGTCTTTTAGTAAGTGGGCGACAGGGCCTACTTCTTATGGGCAGTTCCTCTGGTCGTGCTGCCAGGTTTTTTTCCAGAACGACGGACGGGCACCTTGGATACAGGGATTCTGGTGCGAGCCGGGGGAGGCGCCTCGGTCTTTGGTGGAGGGGATTCAGCCTCTAGAACAGACGAGAGGGCTGACTGGCTTACAGAGTGGGGAGGTGGGGTTTGTCTGCTGCTTACTGGGATCTTGGATTCCCGAGGAAGGCTTGTGCTGCCTTTCATTGATTggaaggagcaagaggaggaagaggaaggaggagttGTTTGGGAGGTGGGGCTCAGTTTGTATTCAGTAGATGGAGAGGAAGTACTGTTTAGATCTTCATCTCCCTCCTGTTCTATATCCTCTCCTACCTCTTCTGGGTCAGTGTAGAGGTCGTGCAGGTGGTCTCCAGAGTAACTGTCGCGCGATAGGGCCGTCCTCTGGTTACGCTGCAGCCCGCTCTCATCGGGTGTTGCTGTGGGCGTTGCGGACGGTGTGTCCCAGTAACCCTCATCACTAAGTGGCTCTTTTTCTCCGGGTGATGTGGGGTGACGAccgtgtgtgtgagggagggggggatacGCTGCACGGCCTCCTGTTGCACCAACTACTGGAATCTTACTGAGCCCCAATGCCTTCACCGGGGGTAACCTGCGGTCCGCACTCCTGTGGGCTGAGAGCAGGTGGCTGCTGGCAGGGTTGGACATGGCACGAGGGGGATAAGTACAAGTTGGGGTGGTCGAGGGAGGCTGATGTGATCGAGGCAGAGCAGGAGAGTTGTCACCTGTTGAGGGCAGCATGTGCCAGAGCCCCTGCATGTCTGCATCATCCACTCCCTCTGGACTTGCCATTTCTTCCCCTCCGCCCATGTAGGCCACCACACCACTACCAGCCGGGTGCTGCTGTGGCGGAAGCGGTGCCCGGGCCCGTGCCGGAAGGGTAGAAGGCACTGAGCTTGTGGGAACAGAGAACATGGGCTGGGTCAGCTGCGAAGGCAGAGCGGGTTTGGTTGGGGAGCCACGAGATGTGGGACTGGTGATACCAACAGCTCTCCCAACGCCCGCTCCcacactcccccctcctcccccactgctgctgctgctggtgccaCTGCCCCCGTTACCCGCTGGCCCTTCCTCATCTGCGTCAGCAATAATGTCACCACAGCCGGTCAGTGAATCGAAGCTCTTGAGGGATGTGACGTcagtgaagaggagagagc
It contains:
- the amer2 gene encoding APC membrane recruitment protein 2 translates to MEVQTECVEPPVAPQCDPQPTGKINKAAFKLFGKRRTGSGMASFFSFRNKGATNSGSNGTSDNGNSLNGNGSAASVELVRSKTHDGLTGSNNDADGQRGEGLAILEAGPVRSLSKSLSFFSLLRRGSFRSSANGGAGLVRRGRGLKGFFSSMRWRRKEKTNEGEGEEVERKTEKDGDVADSEKVKDITLTLEPPPHHHQVDCGNAEATPNPETPTTTVTMTPPHCAAMPGQSGEPDSPFPYTPTDSPLRPPIQKAKASISSLTPSLATPPLDRCSTGDPPSEPSVDRLCSLLFTDVTSLKSFDSLTGCGDIIADADEEGPAGNGGSGTSSSSSGGGGGSVGAGVGRAVGITSPTSRGSPTKPALPSQLTQPMFSVPTSSVPSTLPARARAPLPPQQHPAGSGVVAYMGGGEEMASPEGVDDADMQGLWHMLPSTGDNSPALPRSHQPPSTTPTCTYPPRAMSNPASSHLLSAHRSADRRLPPVKALGLSKIPVVGATGGRAAYPPLPHTHGRHPTSPGEKEPLSDEGYWDTPSATPTATPDESGLQRNQRTALSRDSYSGDHLHDLYTDPEEVGEDIEQEGDEDLNSTSSPSTEYKLSPTSQTTPPSSSSSCSFQSMKGSTSLPRESKIPVSSRQTPPPHSVSQSALSSVLEAESPPPKTEAPPPARTRIPVSKVPVRRSGKKPGSTTRGTAHKK